From a single Arachis hypogaea cultivar Tifrunner chromosome 3, arahy.Tifrunner.gnm2.J5K5, whole genome shotgun sequence genomic region:
- the LOC112770208 gene encoding OVARIAN TUMOR DOMAIN-containing deubiquitinating enzyme 4-like isoform X1: protein MVHALEEGSHLQVSIGKKNLQMTLEPKFLEDDFDTYTGQMRKPHVWGGEPELLMSSHVLQMPITVVMEDKKSKNLKVIAEYGQEYGKDNPIRVIYHGYGHYDAFNNSSNTTYSQK, encoded by the exons ATGGTGCATGCCTTAGAAGAAGGGAGCCATCTCCAAGTCTCAATAGGCAAAAAGAACTTGCAGATGACCTTAGAGCCAAA GTTTCTTGAGGATGACTTTGACACCTACACAGGACAAATGCGAAAGCCTCACGTTTGGGGAGGAGAACCTGAACTTCTTATGTCCTCGCATGTTTTACA GATGCCTATAACAGTGGTGATGGAGGATAAGAAATCCAAGAATCTTAAAGTAATAGCTGAATATGGTCAAGAGTATGGTAAGGATAACCCAATTCGTGTTATCTATCACGGATATGGCCATTATGATGCCTTCAACAATTCCAGTAACACTACATATTCGCAGAAATGA
- the LOC112770208 gene encoding OVARIAN TUMOR DOMAIN-containing deubiquitinating enzyme 4-like isoform X2, protein MPQSEKSFSNKLPIIWIPGDGRCLFRSVVYGACLRRREPSPSLNRQKELADDLRAKDKCESLTFGEENLNFLCPRMFYRCL, encoded by the exons ATGCCGCAATCAGAAAAGTCGTTCAGTAACAAACTTCCAATAATCT GGATTCCAGGGGATGGCAGATGTTTGTTTAGGTCTGTAGTGTATGGTGCATGCCTTAGAAGAAGGGAGCCATCTCCAAGTCTCAATAGGCAAAAAGAACTTGCAGATGACCTTAGAGCCAAA GACAAATGCGAAAGCCTCACGTTTGGGGAGGAGAACCTGAACTTCTTATGTCCTCGCATGTTTTACA GATGCCTATAA